ataaagaacaacaggtaaCACTTCACAGTAAGGTCTcgttatttaatgcattaactaagattgagcaatagctacatttgttacagaaagtattgtgttttttcttttgtttgtttgtttgttttttgttaatgttagttaagaaaaacaactgatcattgttagttttatctcaggtccattaaataagttcttttgattttagtaaagttattaaacagtaactaagaagttaacattaactaagaataattaatgctttataagtatttttcattgtcagtttggtaataatgaattaacatatttaactaAAGAAACCATATgtctcaaagttttactgaacaataacaaataatcagaacatttctaatcattagggcatgttgtagtccagattaaaatataaaaatgtttaagtttgaaaataaatagcctattaagtcattaagtatttggtgctgtgatgaacaacattgagattacaaaaaaatgaatggataTTGAAGCATTTTTAAAACTTCACTAGTGCAGTTGCTTTGTTTATGaggtttccggggtaaccgctgcatttctgctgttcgATCAGTGaactctgctgtcagagagtgaacgtgcactttcattcagcgcgtctcctttccgccatgtgcttctcatgcACACTGGGCTTGTTTACATCAGAGCGCGTGTCCCTTTGATGCAGAATACAGTGGTGTTGTGCAATTTATACggttgatggggaaagtattcttaaatgcattataaatattgtaataattggtaataaattgtTATGGTATTTTGATGTGCCCATGATAACAATACCGTtgtaacgtctggatggatccgttcagagtcaataaactttggagttttcagaatgcttttaacctgatgaactttgtttcttaatcactaaatcggctccgaacagtctactaaagatgagcccacttgacacctttgttgccctccgaggtaacacagcaggcccaatttccttgctcttaggacatcaaaggggcccctcatgtggactatgggccagatccacattccagcacccacacacactggcacacacaaaaacacacacacagacacacatacagaaacacacaaacataaatttttaactgtatatatatcctaccactatgctgaaatatatatttcatatattttagggcctatgcatgtttcctagtgtttaaattagtgtatttgtgctagtgtgcattttaacgatattattttgtctgtaaaccataacttcttgtcTATGCCTTTCTAATCTggcgagtttggtctctccgtaaagctccggactcgagctatttactgaggtgggtcacatggctgacatatgcatttttctatgtgtttaatgatactgtgaagaaagcaCTCGATCTCGAAATCCGGTCTGATGGCCactaagtatgcaaattcatctaggaggccaaaccaaggaactttgcccgccagatagtgctgcgcatctattggccgctacaattcaggaggtgtgttagtttgggtttccataaaaacaacaacacacacctTTTCTGGGTTCTCCCGGTGACCTCCCGATCGTCTCGTGCACGTCTCCCCGGACGCCTCAGGTGACCGCGCTTCCCAACCACGCGCGCAGCTCGGGAGGACcacttcctttctctctctctctcttcggttaagttacttaagtttaaacctcttttgaaaaccccgccggagaaaccctctcggaaaggaccaagCCAAGCGCGTTGAAACTGCTACTCACGGACTTGaaccaataagcaagtattatcatttaccttaaatttgtctaaactgatttctgtgctggctctctcaaaagggtttaactgtgtaatttgccattctttgatcatctttctttccctgtcttttcttcattttcattctcgtgtatatatatgtattttcttgtatatatatttagatgtataacctctgtattcgtagctgcatatattaaaacacttaattcatgctcgattgttctgttgttcttccaactgaagaccaagtcactttaacgttttttcgatcgctttatgctttagttattttcatggccagagaataactccgtttataatattctgtgagggacttagtttgctggacaaacgaacagtttctctaaataattattaaaccagaactaatcatatatgtaattgattataattcgttgtaattgattcacaatatatgtttaattccccattgggtcgatatatgaatcataatttattcataaccttatgaattattatattcatatttcatccataaattgattaataaccgctacacatTCGTTACACCGTGCATTttcattatcgtgatatatcgcattaccgaatatcggcacaagtctataTCCAactcatatttaattttataattttgtgaCATCCATAATCCAAGTAATCCAtattggttaataaaggccttttgaagggAAGCAATgagtttttgtaagaaatatatccatatttaaaactttacaaGTTCAAATATCTAGCTTAATGTGGAGGACCGTATGCAAACTACGAAAGTCAACCTTCCTTTGTTACAAATCCTCTCACTCAGATATTTGTGTGCTCAAACTGTCATGCGCACTCACACAACTCTCTGTGTTCTTGCACTAGAAATTAATTATCTTCGCTTCTGGATTAAATGTTGGCAAAAGTTATTAACCAATCAGACTTCCGACTGACCGATGAAAATGCTACATGGAATCTTATTGGCTGAGAAAGAACTGCAACTGGAATTCTTTTGACAATCAAAGACGgatatttaatttctatttaatattattaatcaaATGTATCTTAGAAATGGTTCAGAATGGGCCGCTTGGATGATTGATAAATAAGCTAGTCTAACTGCATCACAATGTTCAAACATTACAGGTCAAACCCCTCTGAATGATTTATCTGTAAACAACATATTGTTTCACAGTGTATTAAGGTGTATTAACAGCTCCCCAAGTATATTtggtgacacatttttgttttttattatttttagccTCTTACACTTTTTTATCCACCTGAGATAATGAAACCATTCCTGATTGATTTAAAAGCTCTTCATATGTTGCGTCTAAAAAGCCTGTGTAAAACGCTGGCGGCGCCACTTTCTCCTCTTTTCAAAAGCACTCGGGAGCTTGCTCTCCGATGGTGTCAACAATATGACAACATTGACAATCGAGCTGCAGTGACTCTTAGAAACCCTTAGTGAATATTTGACAGAAAAAGACCAGGTAGGCTATGTGTGTGTGATCATGTGCTTTTATAAGAGCAGTTAGCCACAtccaaaaaaaaatgaaataaaataacgacttatatagtgatggccgattttaaaacactgcttcatgaagcttcggagcataatgaatcagcgtgtcgaatcagctgttctgAGGgccacgtgatttcagcagtttggcggtttgacacgcgactcccctgatagcacacgtacatctcggagacgtctatttgatgtgtgtgtgtttacgtctGGAAGACGTATTATTTAGGGTGTTTGCCCTGATAGCACACGTACATCTCAgagacgtctatttgatgtgCGTGTTTACGTCTGGAAGACGTATTATTTAGGGTGTTTGCTCATCTGGAATACGTCTAGGACGTatcctgtcagatgtcaaatagacgtttagaagacgtctttaagatgtttatgatttagaatgtatgtaaaactgacatcttaaagacgtctattagatgtttgtaaacagcagatgctttccagatgaagtgatctttaacagacgTCTTGCAGACGTACGTGTGCTATGCTCATCTGAAATACGTCTATAGACgtttcctgtcagatgtcaaatagacgtttagaagatgtctttaagatgtttatgatttagaatgtatgtaaaacATACAAAGTTTTACACATTCTAAACATCTCTGGAACACAAAttgatattttttgtacatCTGCAAGACatacaaaaaatatcaaaattttTGTTCCAGAGATGaccgaaggtcttacgggtgtagaacgacatgagggtgagtaataaatgacaaaattttcacttttgggtgaactaaccctttaaatcagaATATTTAATATCATTTTCATCGTGGAAGTTTATTCTGATTGGTTAAAAACAACGTTGAAAAGATAATTCGACAACGTTGAAAAGATAATTCAGAAAAGATAATTAATTTCTAGTGCAAGAACACGGAGAGATTCACGAGTGCACAGGACACAGTTTAAGCGCACACAATATCTGAGAGAGAGGAGAAGCAGTTCATAAGAGAGCACTGCATACAGTGGAATGCGCGCGTCCAGTTTTCTGCCCTCACGCTACAATCATGCGCTCTcgatatttgtcattaaaattaACTCCATAGAAAACCGCAGGAAGGCTTCTGTAAACAGGTAAACTTTTGCCCACACAAATGGATTAcgaaaacataaaaacaaagtcTGTATGATGAGTCGCACACGCTCCGAGTTCAACAAAATTATTCCAAAAAGCAACGAgtgaaaataaaatctaaatagtATCACTGCCTGTTCAGTTGCATTGTTAAGACATTTGAAACGTGGATTtcagatattttaattaatttaatgctTAGCTTAACGTACCGCTAcagttattaaatatgaatgaagaATAGACACCAACCTCCTTGTTCCTCGTGTTTTATTCTCCAGGGTTCTGGTTCACTCATGTCCTcctcactctcctctttaacAAACACCATCTTCACAGCAGCAGATCTCAGTTCTGTTGATACTCCTCCGGAATGGGAATATTACAGATATTTATTGACCttattcaaaatgtatttagtttgCATTAAGCAAGTACCACAACATAACTCCAGAAACTAATCTTCTTCCTCTGAGGTTTAATGGTGGTTGGTAAACACACGCATGTGTCTTACCGCCACCCACTGGACTGGAGTGTGAAGAGAGGAGAAATAATATGGGGGAAAACTTTTttcctttgaaaaaaaaaaaaaatgcaaagaaaTTAAAAGGACTTTGAAATTTGCTAAAATTATATAGCCTATCCTATGAGTATTGGAGTTATATCATTAGCCTACAGGCTTGAGTGaggagaagaaaagagaaacgaGAGATTCAAAATTTATTCCAGTCAAATATTTCAGTGAAAATCACAAAATGTTCCCCAATGTTTAATTATGTTTAACTTTTCATAATCATGAACTACATTTTGCAGAATGACTGACGTTACAGCATTTAAACAGGGATGAAGTCAGCAAAATAGGGACACTTTTGTTGTCTTTTATCTCCAActatgtttttgaaggaataagaattcttctgaaatgttttaaaatggatCACAATTGGatcagaatttttatttaaaccacAGATGGTCAGGTGTTATGTTTTGGCTTTGTTTCTCTTTAATTATGGACGTAGTTTGCCAGTGTTATTGTTCCTATGTTCCCGCCATCATTAGTTGtcattttgtcatgtttttactatttttattaaagtttCTTGACTATTTGAAGTACGACTACTCTTATCTTGATCTTCGTGGACCTTCGTGGTCCATCAACTGTTGCACTGGGGCTCAATGCTACATTATGATTGAGGGTGATAACGATAGTGATGTGACGAATGCTGTtttccattcatccccctcaTGTATATGGACAAGGTTATAGGCGCTCCACAAGTCCAACTTCGTGAAAATGCAAGCTCCATGTAAAAGGGCTGTTgggaccagaagaagagggtaGGCTACTGGACTTGACCGTTTATAAGTTGCTTATAAACTAGCTGCTTGCTGAAGACATCCTGGAATACCCGGTATTCGAGGTATAACTCTGTGGTTGCTGGACTCTCAATAGTCTGGTGTTCCGCTGGACTCTCCAGTCTCTGTGGTTCCGGCAGACAAGAGGAGAGTGTTGCAGCATCCACGGGAATCCCAGGATGATGTCAGAGTTTGAACCCTCCAGCACcatgaacaatactttttttcttgatgCAGGCATCCAACATGAAGTGTCATGGTGGGGGTGCAGTGACAGATGTAACCACAGCCCAGTGGTTTTCTCAAGATCGACTGAACATGGAGAACATGAGAACAGAGTTTCTTATGAAGATGGAGCTTGCGTAGCAGGTTAAGTGATATGAATTTGCCGGCAGATCCAGAGTCTATGATGGCTTTTGCTGAAATAGATTGAAGAGGAGTCATCAGAATAACATCAGAACGTACAAGAGAGGAAATTGAAGGTGGGATATGGATAGTACTTACCGCTGGGTGTGGTGGTCTAACTGGACAGGTTGGAAAGGGCTGTCCCTCTGCACCATAAGCAAAAGCAGTTGTGGATTCTGTTGTAGAACTTAGAATAAAGTTCTCTAATccaatcacaatgtcatagatcTCCATTTGTTGACAGATGTTGGGATTAAAGCACTAATGAAATGCGGTGATCAGCACAGTCTCATTCCACCAACTGACGGCAGCTTGAGTGAGGAACTGGAGAGCTTCCTTGACAAAGCTGGTAAAGCTGGTCAAGCACTGAGATTGAACTGGCATTTGACCTCTTTGAAATGCACAGAGAATGCTGTCAGCGAGTTAGTATCAGGTCCGTTCGCGTCCCACGTGACACATGCCATGCAGTGCACATCCTATCAAAAGTGAGATTTACTGTATGCGATCTTCGCTCTGTCATTGGCAAACAGCTGTGGCTGCATTTCAAAGAAGAGAGCGCCTCACCTGAGTATGTTATTTAGGTCATACCATGAGACTGGCAGAAGCAGATGGTGAAAAAGTGGTGATGGGTGGTTGAAGTGCATGATGGATAGCTTGAACTAAGTCAACAAAGGGATATGATGGTGGATTGCTGGCCAAgaagccgtggtttacagtaaatttataacagctaaggggcATTGTTAGAACTCCattaaatgttataaattattaaaaaatattaaagcaaaTATGTACATATCAATGCAGGTAAAATATAATAGCATTGGCATATAATTTGCAAAGTAAgaaaaatgcacttaaattattttatttttacctgtgggataccatgaaaatgaatattagtTCAATAACCTACCATTCTGCCAGTTTTCACCTCTGATATTATAATAGTGACAAGAATTAAACTTGCATTGACTCCGAAGTATGCAGACGTCTTTTTGTTgggtgctgttgccatggtgaatcgTAATATCGGAGCTCCATTGATCATGCCGTTTCATAGTCGCTGTGCACCTGATGTACTCGCTACATCATAAGAAGGATGGTGTCTAGGCTAGTATTaatctctctgtttatcccgaggtttgcCGCAGCCTGCCAGATCCAGGATGTATCCAGATGAGATGAAGGACCTGCATCTAGACATGATGATAACGCAGCCCTGACGTTTCAACTAAACTAACCCCCACGAAGGCCCATTTCCCTTTCCCtatgtatatattaaatgttatcaAAATTATTCCAGTTTGTATAGATCCATGGACACAActaatttttctgtattatgcGGACCAGTAAAGTAATTTggcaaatataacttttttttcaaaaaaagacCAAGCttctgcacacatacacactcaaacacacaaatctataaactaaacacacaaatgaacggcaagaatgcattaagaATATTCGGTTTTCAGTGGGAAAGGTGTTGTTTAAGTGCCTcctaaagtaataattaacaatttttacaacggaagtgattcaatcaaaaaacAACTTTAGCTCGATAAGAATTTTCATATTGTCACTGTGAAGTTGCTttaaaacaatatgtattgtgaaaagcactatataaatgaagatggcttgacttgacttgagagTCAACCTACTCTGGGTCGATTGAACTcaattcagctgttctgaaactGAAAATTCAAGAGTTTCCCATCTCAGACTAAGTGAACTCAGGGTTTAAGTTTTAAATCAGAGCtggttgaacctccttattgaaaCGGGCCCATGCATCATTACTCATGCTCAATCATCCCTCAATTAATCAATGAATAATCTTATTAAATCCAACACTGATTGCACGACAAAGgcattttggtggcctgaaaatgaaaacgggtttcaaagtacACGTTTTCGGAAACGTTCTACCACTGTCATCTctgtaaaatgcaaaaatgtgaatctgtgaaaacgcTGATGTCATGCACATGCATATTACGTGTTTAGTCTATCAAACCTAATTTGTCAatgtgttttctgtgaatgttttTCTGTGAATTTATTAGCCACTATAGGGAATTAATGAGAGGAATATCAAATCTATTTGGGACCTGCATGGAACCTGAGGTAAAAACTCTCTGGGCCCCAGTTAGATAGCTCAGGTGAAACCCATTTGGCCCCACATGGCTGTGCTGGCTGGGAGATTTCAATGGTAAAAGTTTACTCAGAAAAGTCAATGCTATAGTACACAAAGAAAGAATATGCACAtttgtatatatacacagtacattTATTTGTGTAGCAATTTGTTGCATGTAAACTGAAAAATCACATATGCATGTCTATCTTTACACATTTCTTATTGTGAAGTCATATATAGTGAACAGAAAATTCTGGAAAAAACAAATTGTACCTCCTCACAGTACATAACACTACAAGTTCCCATTTTCTTCAACTCTCTACATTGCAAGTAAATTAGTGACATATTTACACAATATCACTTggctgagagaaagagagagcccATACAACGCTTGTTAACAGAACTGTCACAGTCCCGATCGGACCAGTGATTTCATTGAcatgaaagtttatcatttgaaacctttaattattttttcataatcttacaaaaaacaacaaaaaaaagtattattcaTGGAAGGCCAGTATTTGGCGATGTCAATTTATCAATGTCAATCATGAAAgccaaaaatgtcaaaacaaaATGATAACGACAGAATCAGACTTGAAGGTAGTTTCCACCTTGATATTCAGGTCTACCATTAAAAGTGTTATCCTAAAATCATATTATCCAGAATCAACTTAATGTATGTTTTCCTCAGTGACAAAGTCAAGattattaaagaaaatgtacatCTAAAAAGATGCCAATTCTTTGTATTTCAGTCATATTTGCCTTTTAAAAGAGTAAACCCTTAGAAATCTGAAGTTTCTGGTGTTTCTTGATACCAAAGCAATTTTTTTACTGCAATAATCACAGTTATAGGttcagtaagtgatttctgagaacaCTTGAAATCAACCAAACAAACAAGCCCATCCCTCCTTCCATTGCTCTGCCCACAAAATGTACAATGAATCAAAGCAAAAGACGATGTCTCTATTGTAAcagaaaatatacaaaataatgctttgcaaaaaataaagcaaagatGAAAATGATGAGATCTGAGTGACATGTGTAAGACATCTcttcagtgtgaattctcatgtctttccacatTGAGAGCAGGTGAAATGTTCTTCCTTGATGTGTAAAAGCCACGCTGAGGGCAGGTACAAGGCCTTTTTCAAGTATGAATCAACATGTGCTTCTTAAGGCTTCTTTTACATGTGAAAGTCTTTCCACATTGAGAACAAGTAAATGGCTTTTCTGAAGTGTGAATAAACAAATGATACTTAAGGTGTGAGTTCTgtgtaaaactctttccacactgagagcaggtgaaaggctttATTCCAGCATGAATTAAAATGTGATGCTTAAGGTTTGCCTTACGTGTGAaagtctttccacactgagagcagcgGAAAGGCTTTTCAGAAGTGTGAGATACCAAATGATCCTTAAGGTGTCCTTTCTGTGTAAAGTTCTTTCCACAGTGAAAGCAGATGAAAGGCTTGTTTccagcatgaattaacatgtgtATCTTAAGGCTTCCTTTATGTTTGAAAGTGTTTTCACACTGAGAGCAGCTGAAAGCGTTTCCTGAAGTGTGAGTTACCAAATGTTCCTTAAGGTGTGCTTTCTgtgtaaaactctttccacagtgaGAGCAGATGAAAGCCATTATTtcagcatgaattagcatgtgaTTCTTAAGGTGTCCTTTACATGTAAAaccctttccacactgagtgcaggtgaaAGGCCTTTTTCCAATATGAATTAACATGTGATTCTTAAGGCTTTCTTTACGTGTGAAAGTTTTTCCACACCGAGAGCAGATGAAAGGCTTTTCTGAAGTGTGAGATACCAAATGATCATTAAGGTGTGATTTCTTTGTAAATGTCCTTCCACAGTGGGAGCAGGTGAAAGGatttttttctgtgtgaatTATCATGTGAGTCTTAAGGCTTCTTTTATGTTTGAAAGTCTTTCTACACTGAGAGCAGCTGAAAGGTCTTGTGACTTCTGTTATTTGAATGCTGCTTTGTGAGCAACTGTTTTCAGTTTTGGAGCAACTCAATGGTTTTTCTTCAGCGGTGTCATCATGAGCTTTCTGAAGCTGATATTTCTCCTCCACTTCATTCAGATCTTCTCTTTCCTCTTTCACTTTCATCAGacctaaaatgaaaaaaattaaaatgacaaaaaccaATTAGGACAGTTGGGAAATTGGGGTATGTTTACACAAAACAATGTACTTAAAACAGAAAGTTTTTTCctttgcactttttaaaagtttcaAATGCAGAAGACAACATTCTCAAAATGATCCCAGTTCAAACAGATCcacaaaaacaactaaaaatgctgtattattcatgccaggccagtagttgttAATGTCACTCTATAACAATCTGTtacaatgagatgacattattcACTCATCCTTCAACCATTGAACATTAAAAGGACATATAAAAGAGTAAAAACATCAAGACCACGAATAATCCCAAAAGCACAattctttccacagcaataaTGGACAAGTTAAATATCACCGTAGTATTATGCAACATGCATTgccttaatcaaaaatgttgattaaCTTCAGCATTGCTTGATACTATGTCAAAGTGATttccgtcattttgacagataataaattgtatttacctgtgaaaacaaacctggaaagagacgtgAAGATTTGAGGACAAAAACAAGAGACTCTCTGTGTATTCCAGTAAATTATATTGCTAATTAAGTGAATTCCAGTGAATTAATGGGAtatattgtcatttaaattgggagaacagaccacaaatgtgcagtatatGTAAGCTTTATCTGTCTGAGTGCCATAAAGTTTTCTAAAGTTGTCATGCCTGTAACTCTTAAAGTATCCaatatatcttaatatccttctagattcttattatcaataaacttttcttttggaaTCTTCATTTTATGGTTCAATCTCATAGATATTGGGACACCAATGTGACGCCACATCCAAATTTGACCCATTTTTAATGGTcaagaatcaaatgtaaacatctgaTAGTTAGTGTGTTTAAAGAAGAATGTCATCCTTTTTCCTACTATTACAGCAGAATGCAAAgggaaaagaaaataatcatgaGGAAAAGAACGCAGCGACTgaaagagctcttgccatatATATTCTTGTGTTAACGTCACGTTAAAATACCAAGCATCGAgttgtctgaaaataaaatatgaaggaAAATTGAaagctcattcagtcaaactgacagataagctttatttgtagggcAACCTTATGGTTTGATATTCatttcagtctttttgaatggaagtttcCCAAACTGGAAGTGCCACCTATAACTCAATACGCAGTAGGCTAgtcaggaataaggtggatagactGAACAAGTTGTGTGGTAATTACAGTACATTGGTCAGGACACAAACTCTCGACTATAATTTAatgacctcaaatatggcttaccATCTGAAACATGCAAGTAGAAGCAACTTTACATTGCTCAATTTAATATTAACTTAGAAAAATGTGTTCAAGTGTTTGTGCGGAGTGTGAAAGCTGAATAGTACTGCACTTACATGACAGCTAACATGGAGGCACCGGTATGATCACTTGCACTTAAAATActcaatttttggtcatacagataagagaaATACATCTTTTGAATCTGTGAAGAGTCTACTTTTACACAAGTAaattcacaataacaacaaaatgttgtgcttttggGTCATACCGTGTCAAATCAACCAGAGGTCCCAggctcaaatttttgatttcattaatattttttatgtagaaagacaaacataaatgaaagccaaaatattacatatcacagatgtatatttacgGAGTAATCCACAATTTTATATTCTGGTTcttaaatgttcattttggtatcttcattttaacCCTAAATCAGGCCACGTGACTCACGAGTCACATagtttttattgtcttttttggggcataagaacaatttttttattaa
The window above is part of the Chanodichthys erythropterus isolate Z2021 chromosome 3, ASM2448905v1, whole genome shotgun sequence genome. Proteins encoded here:
- the LOC137009250 gene encoding gastrula zinc finger protein XlCGF57.1-like isoform X2 — translated: MKVKEEREDLNEVEEKYQLQKAHDDTAEEKPLSCSKTENSCSQSSIQITEVTRPFSCSQCRKTFKHKRSLKTHMIIHTEKNPFTCSHCGRTFTKKSHLNDHLVSHTSEKPFICSRCGKTFTRKESLKNHMLIHIGKRPFTCTQCGKGFTCKGHLKNHMLIHAEIMAFICSHCGKSFTQKAHLKEHLVTHTSGNAFSCSQCENTFKHKGSLKIHMLIHAGNKPFICFHCGKNFTQKGHLKDHLVSHTSEKPFRCSQCGKTFTRKANLKHHILIHAGIKPFTCSQCGKSFTQNSHLKYHLFIHTSEKPFTCSQCGKTFTCKRSLKKHMLIHT
- the LOC137009250 gene encoding zinc finger protein OZF-like isoform X1, whose product is MVFVKEESEEDMSEPEPWRIKHEEQGGLMKVKEEREDLNEVEEKYQLQKAHDDTAEEKPLSCSKTENSCSQSSIQITEVTRPFSCSQCRKTFKHKRSLKTHMIIHTEKNPFTCSHCGRTFTKKSHLNDHLVSHTSEKPFICSRCGKTFTRKESLKNHMLIHIGKRPFTCTQCGKGFTCKGHLKNHMLIHAEIMAFICSHCGKSFTQKAHLKEHLVTHTSGNAFSCSQCENTFKHKGSLKIHMLIHAGNKPFICFHCGKNFTQKGHLKDHLVSHTSEKPFRCSQCGKTFTRKANLKHHILIHAGIKPFTCSQCGKSFTQNSHLKYHLFIHTSEKPFTCSQCGKTFTCKRSLKKHMLIHT